One candidate division WOR-3 bacterium DNA window includes the following coding sequences:
- a CDS encoding formylglycine-generating enzyme family protein, whose amino-acid sequence MKININKRIFLIISLLCLCITCGTQKSEEKILTKKIKPAPEGMVLIPGGYFTMGSDSINEGPKHKVWVDTFYLDKYEVTNKKYMEFVKATGHPKPPFIKDSSFNAPDQPVVGISYFDALCYAKWAGKRLPTEAEWEYAARAGLVDKEFPWGDEQPFRRCNYAPGGDLEADGYKYTAPVGRFKPNNFGLYDMAGNVWEWCSDFYDTNYYSISPEKNPPGPDSGYMRVVRGGSWLSLNPKHLRCASRMGLKPFVQDRYYGFRCAMDVKREE is encoded by the coding sequence ATGAAAATAAATATAAATAAAAGAATTTTTCTCATTATATCGCTTTTGTGTTTATGCATAACCTGTGGTACACAAAAAAGCGAGGAAAAGATTCTCACAAAAAAAATCAAGCCAGCTCCAGAAGGAATGGTGCTCATCCCCGGCGGATATTTTACAATGGGTTCAGATTCAATAAATGAAGGTCCGAAACATAAAGTCTGGGTTGATACATTTTATCTTGATAAATACGAAGTGACGAATAAAAAATATATGGAATTTGTAAAGGCGACCGGGCATCCAAAACCACCCTTTATCAAAGACTCAAGTTTCAATGCACCTGACCAGCCGGTTGTGGGCATAAGCTATTTTGATGCACTATGTTATGCAAAATGGGCAGGAAAAAGGCTCCCCACCGAGGCCGAATGGGAATATGCAGCAAGGGCTGGGCTTGTTGATAAAGAATTTCCCTGGGGTGATGAACAGCCTTTTAGAAGGTGTAACTATGCACCAGGGGGAGACCTTGAGGCTGATGGCTATAAATATACTGCACCAGTGGGCAGATTCAAACCAAACAATTTCGGATTATATGATATGGCAGGTAATGTCTGGGAATGGTGTTCAGATTTTTATGACACAAACTATTATAGCATAAGTCCGGAAAAGAATCCACCCGGACCTGATTCAGGATATATGAGGGTTGTGCGAGGGGGTTCCTGGTTGAGTTTAAATCCCAAGCATTTAAGATGTGCTTCAAGGATGGGATTAAAGCCATTTGTCCAGGACCGCTATTATGGTTTTCGCTGTGCAATGGATGTAAAAAGAGAAGAATAA
- a CDS encoding acyl-CoA dehydrogenase family protein: MEYFLTDEEKALKEKVRKIAEELILPMRDELDRKAEFPREIIDRMAKEGLLRIFIPKEYGGTGAKIMDMSIACEEVARVCAGVATAYAVGALGSGPIIYFASEEQKKKYLPKIASGELYCAFGLTEAQAGSDVANIQTTARKEGDYYILNGVKQFISNGSIADVYVVLASTDKSRGARGISAFIVEKGMPGFDFGKHENKLGIRTSTTTELVFSDCRVPKENLMGKEGMGFIYTMRNFDRARPGVGAIGLGVAQGAYEAVLKFTAEKNLLGNQYIQRKIADMATEIEAARALIYASARSIDAGIKNTTKPASFAKLFPSDIAMKTTLDAIEIMGPYGLLREYNVEKMLRDAKITQIYEGTNQIQRGQIALEIIREVGYKKE; encoded by the coding sequence ATGGAATACTTTTTGACTGATGAAGAAAAAGCGCTGAAGGAGAAGGTGCGAAAGATTGCCGAAGAATTGATTCTTCCAATGCGTGATGAACTCGATAGAAAGGCAGAATTTCCTCGTGAGATAATTGACCGAATGGCAAAAGAAGGACTTTTGAGAATTTTTATACCCAAGGAATATGGCGGCACCGGCGCAAAGATTATGGATATGAGTATTGCCTGTGAAGAGGTGGCGCGGGTTTGTGCAGGTGTTGCCACTGCTTATGCAGTTGGTGCACTTGGTTCAGGACCGATAATCTACTTCGCATCTGAAGAACAGAAAAAGAAGTATCTGCCAAAGATCGCCAGTGGTGAACTCTATTGTGCCTTTGGACTTACCGAAGCCCAGGCAGGAAGTGATGTTGCTAATATTCAGACAACCGCAAGAAAAGAGGGGGATTATTATATTTTAAATGGTGTTAAACAATTCATTTCAAATGGTAGTATTGCCGATGTCTATGTGGTGCTTGCCTCAACCGATAAATCTCGGGGTGCAAGAGGCATTTCCGCATTCATCGTTGAAAAAGGAATGCCGGGTTTTGATTTTGGTAAACATGAGAATAAACTTGGAATAAGAACATCAACCACAACCGAACTCGTATTTTCTGATTGCAGGGTACCGAAGGAGAACTTAATGGGAAAGGAAGGAATGGGATTTATTTATACAATGCGGAATTTTGACCGTGCACGACCCGGGGTGGGTGCAATTGGTCTGGGTGTGGCACAGGGTGCTTACGAAGCCGTTCTGAAATTTACGGCAGAAAAGAATCTTCTCGGCAATCAATATATTCAACGCAAGATTGCAGATATGGCAACTGAGATTGAGGCTGCGCGCGCATTGATTTATGCGTCTGCCCGTTCTATTGATGCAGGAATAAAAAATACCACAAAACCCGCATCTTTTGCAAAACTATTTCCTTCGGATATTGCGATGAAAACCACACTTGATGCGATTGAAATAATGGGTCCTTATGGATTGCTCAGAGAATATAATGTTGAAAAGATGCTGCGCGACGCAAAGATTACGCAGATTTATGAGGGAACAAATCAAATTCAAAGGGGTCAGATCGCCCTTGAGATTATTAGAGAAGTTGGGTACAAAAAGGAGTGA
- a CDS encoding NAD(P)-dependent oxidoreductase encodes MEIENLVTCHTGIGELLTSELIKRGETVYTVFPSPKDVPMSFLGKINLKYGFVKFDQELNIEKGLPRKVKNIFHIYETYSGSFTKIFMANVTTTLLLLEWAKKVGVSKFILLSSGEVYGYGENIAENNPYNPRSFYATTKFHAETLSRYYNKNFEVKILRLFFPYGKNLLQGYLYNLIESLKNTGTIETDYGAICPTLIDDIIEPLIKLRDQTGNSVYNICGSSIPLPHLIKEIESAIGKVPKKVSTGKTVLCGVCARAKDELGFKETSLKNGLQSLIRTNQ; translated from the coding sequence ATGGAGATTGAAAATCTTGTTACCTGTCATACAGGTATTGGAGAATTGTTAACTTCTGAATTGATAAAACGTGGGGAGACTGTTTATACAGTCTTTCCCAGCCCAAAAGATGTCCCAATGTCTTTTCTGGGTAAGATAAATTTGAAATATGGTTTTGTTAAATTTGACCAGGAATTGAATATTGAAAAAGGATTACCCAGAAAGGTCAAAAATATCTTCCATATTTATGAAACATATTCAGGATCATTTACAAAAATATTTATGGCAAATGTGACCACCACCCTTCTCCTTCTTGAATGGGCAAAAAAGGTAGGAGTGAGTAAATTTATCCTGTTATCATCTGGCGAAGTATATGGATATGGCGAAAATATTGCGGAAAATAATCCTTATAATCCACGAAGCTTTTATGCCACAACCAAGTTTCATGCGGAAACCCTTTCACGATATTATAATAAAAATTTTGAAGTAAAAATCTTACGATTATTTTTCCCATACGGTAAAAATCTTCTCCAGGGATATCTTTATAATCTCATTGAATCTCTTAAAAATACTGGAACAATTGAGACTGATTATGGAGCAATTTGTCCTACTTTGATTGACGATATTATTGAACCATTAATTAAACTGCGCGACCAAACAGGTAATTCTGTTTATAATATCTGCGGTTCATCAATACCACTTCCGCATTTGATTAAAGAAATCGAGTCTGCAATTGGTAAAGTTCCAAAAAAGGTGAGCACAGGAAAGACTGTACTATGTGGTGTTTGCGCCAGGGCAAAAGATGAACTTGGTTTTAAAGAAACATCTTTAAAAAATGGTCTACAGAGCTTAATTAGAACAAATCAATGA
- a CDS encoding redox-regulated ATPase YchF — protein sequence MKIGIIGLPNVGKSSLFNLLTQANAQVAKFPFTTIERNVGVVIIPDERLDKIVDLTKSPKKTYAHIDFVDIAGLIKGASKGEGLGNKFLSHIRDVDLVLHILRCFPNPDIPHTDTDIDPKKDYDIVRSELFLADLEIVERRLDKIKKKYEAKEEFEILNRIKSDLEKAQVPKEKISDLPLLTMIPEIIVLNFDEDGKFKTDFPGYRISVKLEEDILNFSENEKIELRKEAGLEPEGVNGLLKLCLQQLSMITFFTIKGEESRAWLIRSGTKVIDAAGKIHTDLKEGFIKAEILRYEDLLRAQTFAHAHEQGLTKIEGKEYIVQDGDIILIKFKV from the coding sequence ATGAAGATAGGAATAATCGGGCTGCCCAATGTAGGCAAATCAAGCCTTTTCAATCTTTTAACCCAGGCGAATGCCCAGGTTGCGAAATTTCCATTCACAACAATTGAACGGAATGTGGGTGTCGTAATAATTCCGGATGAGCGATTGGATAAAATTGTCGATCTCACTAAGTCGCCTAAAAAAACCTATGCACACATTGATTTTGTTGATATTGCAGGATTGATTAAAGGCGCATCAAAAGGTGAAGGTTTGGGTAATAAATTTTTATCACACATAAGGGATGTTGACCTTGTCTTGCACATTTTGAGATGTTTCCCGAACCCTGATATCCCCCACACCGATACTGATATAGACCCCAAAAAAGATTATGATATTGTGCGTAGTGAATTATTTCTCGCTGATTTAGAAATTGTCGAAAGAAGGCTTGATAAAATAAAAAAGAAATATGAAGCAAAAGAAGAGTTTGAAATTTTGAATAGAATAAAATCTGACCTTGAAAAGGCACAGGTTCCTAAAGAAAAAATTTCGGATTTACCTTTACTTACAATGATACCCGAGATAATTGTATTAAATTTTGATGAAGATGGAAAATTTAAAACCGACTTTCCCGGTTACAGAATTTCCGTAAAACTCGAAGAAGATATTCTGAATTTCAGCGAGAATGAAAAAATAGAATTAAGAAAAGAAGCCGGATTGGAGCCTGAAGGGGTTAATGGTCTATTAAAATTATGTCTTCAGCAATTATCAATGATTACATTTTTTACAATAAAAGGAGAAGAATCAAGAGCCTGGTTGATAAGATCAGGAACCAAAGTGATTGATGCCGCGGGAAAGATTCACACCGATTTGAAAGAAGGATTCATCAAGGCCGAGATTTTAAGATACGAAGATTTGTTAAGGGCACAAACTTTTGCCCATGCCCATGAACAGGGATTAACAAAGATTGAAGGAAAGGAATACATTGTCCAGGACGGAGATATAATTCTGATAAAATTCAAGGTGTGA
- a CDS encoding isoprenyl transferase translates to MPEIRHIAIIMDGNGRWARKRGLPRVIGHREGVESVRVIVKATKELGVRYLTLYTFSTENWKRPDEEVKTLMNMLEEMLVKETPELNKNKVRINAIGRLDELYPNARKALDEALKLTKNNDELILTLCLNYGGQGEIVDAVKKIVLEDRKKQINLDKLNEESFSQYLYDPTLPPPDLLIRTGAERRERISNFLLYQIAYSEIYFTKTLWPDFRKKEFLKAIEDFKNRERLFGAV, encoded by the coding sequence GTGCCTGAGATCAGACATATTGCAATAATTATGGATGGAAATGGCAGGTGGGCAAGGAAAAGGGGATTGCCCAGGGTCATTGGCCATCGTGAAGGGGTTGAGTCAGTTCGGGTGATTGTAAAGGCGACAAAAGAATTGGGGGTCAGGTACCTCACACTCTACACATTTTCAACGGAAAATTGGAAAAGGCCGGATGAGGAAGTCAAAACCCTCATGAATATGCTTGAAGAGATGCTTGTGAAGGAAACTCCGGAATTGAATAAAAACAAGGTGCGGATAAATGCGATTGGTAGGTTGGATGAATTATATCCCAATGCAAGGAAGGCGCTTGATGAGGCATTAAAACTGACAAAAAACAACGACGAGTTGATTTTGACCCTCTGTCTCAATTATGGCGGGCAGGGTGAAATTGTTGATGCGGTGAAAAAGATTGTTTTAGAAGATAGAAAAAAACAGATTAACCTTGATAAACTGAATGAAGAGAGTTTTTCACAATATCTTTATGACCCAACCCTTCCACCGCCCGATTTATTGATTAGAACCGGTGCTGAACGGCGCGAAAGGATTTCTAATTTTCTTTTGTATCAGATTGCCTATTCAGAAATATACTTTACAAAGACCCTCTGGCCGGATTTCAGGAAAAAAGAATTTTTAAAAGCAATAGAAGACTTTAAAAACAGGGAGCGTCTATTTGGCGCAGTTTAA
- a CDS encoding radical SAM protein codes for MNDILLINTEEKECEEPLLPLELISIAGFLEKNEISVKIIDFNIEKKPLEHWLNLYEPKFLGIWGTTINRFESFNLARNAKLFNKEIITVYLGPNATFTANQVLKDVKDIDFVIRGEGEDVLYELLKAYSTDQNFEKIRGLSFRLDDNPVDNPPASRLHLDSLPGPAYHLLDIKKYEIKLDFIKKKGISVSSSRGCLHHCNFCLASRMYNNLLTVRSAKNVVDEIEHLLKTYHFQGVRFLDAVLTLDREHVENLCDEFINRNLNVPWECEVRPGTVDESLIEKMKNAGCYLVGVGIESGSQKVLDLMRRGTTVEQAQSLLQLCNKAGLKIKAFFSFGHISETMSDVEKTFEFIEQNRSLISKIEYSIGIKIFPGTYLETYARKNNLMPADFTWTKFYDEPRNETIMQPRNIPILIQPQLGYEELETIALRIYSQKMSGWEGIKSGITKITKPEKIKKLQQFLKLKFKQFK; via the coding sequence ATGAACGATATTTTACTTATAAATACAGAAGAAAAAGAATGTGAAGAACCGTTGCTTCCGTTAGAACTTATTTCAATCGCCGGGTTTCTTGAAAAAAATGAGATCTCTGTAAAAATTATTGATTTCAATATAGAAAAAAAACCTTTGGAGCACTGGTTAAATTTATACGAACCAAAATTTTTGGGGATATGGGGAACGACCATTAATCGTTTTGAATCCTTTAATCTTGCGCGAAATGCAAAACTATTTAACAAAGAGATAATTACGGTCTATTTAGGACCAAATGCAACATTTACCGCTAATCAGGTCTTGAAAGATGTTAAGGATATTGATTTTGTAATCAGGGGTGAAGGTGAAGATGTATTATACGAGCTATTGAAGGCATACAGCACAGACCAAAATTTTGAAAAAATACGAGGATTAAGTTTCAGGTTAGACGATAACCCGGTTGATAATCCCCCTGCATCAAGACTGCATCTTGATTCACTGCCTGGACCTGCCTATCATTTATTAGATATAAAAAAATATGAAATTAAGTTGGATTTTATAAAAAAGAAAGGTATATCAGTAAGTTCATCCCGTGGTTGTCTACACCATTGTAATTTCTGTCTTGCAAGCCGGATGTATAATAATTTACTCACGGTCCGCTCAGCAAAAAATGTTGTTGATGAAATTGAACACTTATTAAAAACTTATCATTTCCAGGGGGTTAGATTTTTAGATGCTGTTCTAACCCTTGACCGGGAACATGTTGAAAATTTATGTGATGAATTTATCAACAGAAATTTAAATGTTCCATGGGAATGTGAGGTTCGCCCTGGAACGGTTGATGAATCTCTAATTGAAAAAATGAAAAATGCCGGTTGTTATCTGGTCGGTGTGGGCATTGAATCAGGCAGTCAGAAAGTGCTTGATTTAATGCGTAGAGGCACAACTGTGGAACAGGCACAAAGTTTACTTCAATTGTGTAATAAGGCAGGATTAAAAATAAAAGCATTTTTTTCTTTCGGACATATAAGCGAAACTATGTCGGATGTGGAGAAGACATTTGAGTTTATAGAACAGAATCGCTCATTAATAAGTAAAATAGAATATTCCATTGGCATAAAAATATTCCCGGGAACTTACCTTGAGACTTACGCAAGAAAAAATAATTTAATGCCCGCTGATTTTACCTGGACAAAGTTTTATGATGAACCAAGAAATGAAACTATAATGCAGCCCCGTAATATACCTATTCTTATCCAACCACAATTAGGCTATGAGGAACTTGAAACAATCGCCCTCCGGATTTATTCACAAAAGATGAGTGGCTGGGAAGGAATTAAATCAGGGATTACAAAGATAACCAAGCCAGAAAAAATCAAAAAACTCCAACAATTTTTAAAGTTAAAATTTAAGCAATTTAAGTGA
- a CDS encoding phosphatidate cytidylyltransferase, translating to MAQFKDLLKRTKTGFFLVAIVVLTLWIDNILLPLLLLFFITFATNEYFRFWHRKDIYPHTLAVLFPGYTIPFLFYFEIPLLLSGFILFFFITLLSVMRFPGSRRKPNFLAEASANFFGVFYISLLPSTIILLRKHGFCISLLPLILTWIYDTFAYIVGSIWGKHRLAQKLSPKKSIEGTLAAFFLTFPFTLWLNSLWAKNFNLFDAIWITLGIGVLGTVGDLFESGMKREVGLKDASNVFPGHGGFLDRLDSLIFNIPFFYLYFLSRG from the coding sequence TTGGCGCAGTTTAAGGATTTATTAAAGAGAACAAAAACTGGTTTTTTTCTTGTTGCTATTGTGGTTTTAACATTATGGATTGACAATATCCTTCTTCCTCTATTGCTTCTATTCTTCATTACCTTTGCAACAAATGAATATTTTAGATTCTGGCACAGAAAGGATATCTATCCCCATACACTTGCAGTCCTTTTCCCCGGTTATACAATTCCTTTTTTGTTTTATTTTGAAATACCCTTGCTTCTTTCTGGATTTATACTGTTCTTTTTTATTACCCTCCTATCAGTGATGCGTTTTCCAGGGAGTAGGCGTAAACCAAATTTTCTTGCCGAAGCCTCGGCAAATTTCTTTGGTGTTTTTTATATTTCCCTACTTCCTTCAACCATAATACTATTAAGAAAACATGGATTTTGTATCAGCCTTCTTCCTTTAATTCTCACCTGGATATATGATACATTTGCTTATATCGTTGGTTCAATCTGGGGTAAACATAGACTTGCTCAGAAGTTGAGCCCGAAAAAATCAATTGAAGGAACACTTGCGGCATTCTTTCTCACCTTCCCTTTTACCCTGTGGTTGAATTCACTGTGGGCAAAGAATTTCAATCTATTTGATGCAATATGGATTACGCTGGGGATAGGAGTTTTGGGGACGGTTGGAGACCTCTTTGAATCTGGTATGAAACGGGAAGTAGGTTTAAAGGATGCATCAAATGTCTTTCCGGGACATGGCGGATTTTTAGACCGTCTTGATTCATTGATTTTTAATATTCCATTTTTTTATCTTTATTTTTTAAGCCGTGGATAA
- a CDS encoding DnaJ domain-containing protein: MNILLRDFKKMENYYSILGVTNTATQTEIKNAYMKLARQYHPDRFTDEEDKRKANEHFAKITAAYRVLSDEKLRADYDKSLEKGVKQQDQVQETQAKNAFTRAIEFLKNNDPWRAVNLLRIACRYDPQPIYLSYLGLALVYTRQYQKEGFEKLQEAIKRLMFNPIVYVNLGLAYEFTGNKEQALKYYNEALNWDGNNAAAKKGIERLQPKNTGFFSKLFGGKK, encoded by the coding sequence ATGAATATACTATTACGGGATTTTAAAAAGATGGAAAATTACTATAGTATCCTTGGTGTTACCAATACTGCGACACAAACAGAGATAAAGAATGCCTATATGAAACTTGCACGACAATACCACCCGGACAGGTTTACGGACGAAGAAGATAAACGCAAGGCGAATGAACACTTTGCCAAGATTACTGCTGCTTATCGCGTTCTTTCTGACGAGAAATTGAGGGCAGATTATGATAAATCCTTGGAAAAGGGTGTAAAACAGCAAGACCAGGTACAGGAAACCCAGGCAAAAAACGCATTCACGAGGGCAATTGAATTTTTAAAGAATAATGACCCCTGGCGTGCAGTAAATTTATTACGCATTGCGTGTAGATACGACCCTCAGCCAATTTATCTTTCATACCTTGGTCTTGCACTTGTATATACAAGACAATACCAGAAAGAAGGTTTTGAAAAACTTCAGGAGGCTATAAAACGATTGATGTTTAATCCAATTGTTTATGTAAACCTGGGGCTTGCTTATGAATTTACGGGCAATAAAGAACAGGCATTGAAATACTATAATGAGGCACTGAACTGGGATGGAAATAATGCTGCGGCAAAAAAGGGAATTGAAAGACTCCAACCAAAGAATACAGGTTTCTTCTCAAAGCTTTTTGGAGGCAAGAAATGA
- the hypE gene encoding hydrogenase expression/formation protein HypE, whose translation MERRFINLGYGSGGVLTQKLIKELILKYFPDPILKKLEDSAELEINNKNIAFTTDSYVVNPIFFPGGDIGKLSVCGTINDLAMKGAIPEYISFSLIIEEGFSFDDLEKILISASKIAKKANVRIVCGDTKVVEKGKADKVFITTSGIGQIKLRLGKDRIKPGDKIIISGTIGDHGIAIMNQRLNLNLRANFKSDCAPLNLITNKIFNKKFGIHFMRDPTRGGVVAVLNEMVDKTDFGIVINESELPIKTEVRGACEILGLDPLYIANEGKFIAVIDKNNAKDFLIFIKKYPLAKNAKIIGEVTKEFSGVWLRTSIGGLRPLLQLEAEGLPRIC comes from the coding sequence ATGGAGCGGAGATTTATAAACCTTGGTTATGGTTCGGGCGGGGTATTAACACAGAAATTGATAAAAGAATTGATCTTAAAATACTTTCCGGATCCAATATTAAAAAAGCTTGAAGACTCTGCAGAATTGGAAATCAACAATAAAAATATTGCCTTCACAACCGACTCTTATGTTGTAAATCCAATTTTCTTCCCGGGTGGTGATATTGGCAAATTATCGGTCTGTGGAACGATAAACGACCTTGCGATGAAGGGTGCAATCCCCGAATACATTTCTTTTTCTTTGATCATTGAAGAAGGCTTTAGTTTTGATGACCTTGAAAAAATCCTGATTTCAGCGTCTAAGATAGCAAAAAAAGCAAATGTTCGTATCGTCTGTGGCGATACCAAGGTAGTTGAAAAAGGCAAGGCAGATAAAGTTTTTATCACTACCTCAGGTATCGGACAGATTAAATTAAGATTGGGCAAAGACAGAATAAAACCGGGTGATAAAATAATTATCAGCGGGACAATCGGTGATCATGGTATTGCAATTATGAATCAGAGACTGAATCTAAATCTCAGGGCGAATTTCAAAAGCGATTGTGCCCCATTAAATTTAATAACCAATAAAATCTTTAATAAAAAATTTGGGATTCATTTTATGCGCGACCCAACAAGGGGCGGAGTTGTTGCAGTATTAAACGAAATGGTTGATAAAACAGACTTCGGAATTGTAATAAATGAATCTGAATTACCAATAAAAACAGAAGTAAGGGGTGCCTGTGAAATACTTGGTTTGGACCCGTTGTACATTGCCAATGAAGGAAAATTTATTGCGGTGATAGATAAAAATAATGCAAAAGATTTCTTAATTTTTATAAAGAAGTATCCACTTGCCAAAAACGCAAAGATTATTGGAGAAGTAACAAAAGAATTTTCTGGTGTATGGTTAAGGACATCTATCGGTGGATTGAGACCACTTCTCCAACTTGAGGCAGAAGGCTTACCAAGAATCTGTTAG
- a CDS encoding replication-associated recombination protein A has translation MDKTPLADRIRPEDFDQILGQEHLLGPEGPIKRQIEQGRLFSMVLFGPPGSGKTTIARLFAKKFSADFVSFSAATSGIVEIKKFMEGVEKKKSLFNRDTLIFIDEIHRFNKAQQDAFLPYLEKGTIILIGATTENPSFELNSSLLSRVKVYMLKPLSFDDVKKILKRALTSPKGLDNKYEITEEALNFIANISDGDARVALNALELCAFSAKDNKIDLKLAEEIVQKKALRYDKAGEEHYNLISALHKSLRGSDPDASLYWLARMLEAGEDPLYIARRLVRFAVEDIGLADPMALVIANAAKEAIDFIGRPEGDLALAECVVYLARAKKSNELYLAYSEAKDDALKTLAEPVPMHIRNAPTPLMEKLGYGKGYKYPHNYPDAKVEQEYMPENLKGRKYLKEK, from the coding sequence GTGGATAAAACACCGCTCGCAGATAGAATAAGGCCCGAAGACTTTGACCAGATTCTTGGACAAGAGCATCTCCTCGGTCCAGAAGGACCAATAAAAAGACAGATAGAACAGGGAAGGTTATTTTCAATGGTTCTGTTTGGTCCGCCCGGAAGCGGTAAGACAACTATTGCCCGGCTCTTTGCCAAAAAATTTTCAGCAGATTTTGTCTCTTTTTCAGCGGCAACGAGTGGAATCGTAGAGATAAAGAAATTTATGGAAGGGGTTGAAAAGAAAAAGAGCTTATTCAATCGTGATACGCTTATATTTATAGACGAAATTCACAGATTCAATAAGGCACAACAAGATGCATTTTTACCCTATCTTGAGAAAGGGACAATCATTTTAATCGGTGCCACCACCGAGAACCCTTCTTTTGAGTTGAATTCGAGCCTTTTATCAAGGGTAAAGGTATATATGCTCAAGCCCCTTTCTTTTGATGATGTGAAAAAAATATTAAAAAGGGCTTTGACCTCTCCAAAAGGGCTTGATAATAAATATGAAATCACGGAAGAAGCACTTAATTTTATTGCCAATATCTCAGATGGTGATGCCCGGGTTGCGTTAAATGCCCTTGAGTTGTGTGCCTTTTCCGCAAAAGATAATAAGATTGATTTAAAACTTGCTGAAGAGATTGTGCAGAAAAAGGCATTGAGATATGACAAGGCAGGTGAAGAGCATTATAATCTGATTTCTGCATTACACAAATCATTAAGGGGTTCAGACCCTGATGCCTCTTTATACTGGTTAGCAAGGATGCTTGAGGCAGGGGAGGATCCATTATATATTGCCCGTCGCCTTGTTCGCTTTGCAGTAGAAGATATTGGGCTTGCCGACCCTATGGCACTCGTTATTGCAAACGCAGCAAAAGAAGCAATAGATTTCATTGGTCGACCCGAGGGTGATTTAGCACTTGCCGAATGTGTTGTTTATCTTGCACGGGCAAAAAAGAGTAATGAATTATACCTTGCATATTCAGAGGCAAAAGATGATGCACTAAAAACCCTTGCCGAACCAGTACCGATGCATATCAGAAATGCACCAACCCCTTTAATGGAAAAACTCGGTTATGGCAAGGGATATAAATATCCACACAATTATCCAGATGCAAAGGTTGAGCAGGAATATATGCCGGAAAACCTGAAAGGCAGAAAGTACTTAAAAGAAAAATAA